The segment TGGTGAATTGTTTATCGCCCTAACAGGCGAGCGTTTTGATGCGCATGATTTTTTGGTTGATGTTGCAAATTCTGGGGCAGGTGCTGCACTAGTTAGCGATGCCAAGAGATGCCCAGATAATCTACCGGCAGTATGCGTGCCTGACACTCGTGTGGGTCTTGGTGAGTTAGCAAAAGCGTGGCGTGCAAGCCATGCTATTCCTTTAGCTCTGGTAACTGGCAGCAATGGCAAGACTACCGTTAAAGAAATGATCGCTTCGATATTTAAAGCGACAGCAGGCGAAGCGCATACTTTAGTGACAAAAGGTAACCTCAATAATGAGATTGGTTTGCCATTAACGCTATTAAAGCTACGCTCCACAGATGCACTTGCAGTGGTAGAACTTGGCATGAACCACCCTGGCGAAACTGCTCTATTGGCTTCGATAGCACAAGCGAATATCGCTTTAATTAATAATGCGCAACGCGAGCACCAAGAATTTATGGAGACCGTCGCTGCAGTTGCGGAAGAGCATGCCGATGTTATTCGCGCATTACCAAAAAATGGAATCGCGGTCTTTCCGGCTGACTCAGAATTTTCAGGAGCTTGGAAGGTGGCTGCAGCTGGGCGCAAGGTAATAGATTTTGGATTGACATCTAACCCGTCAAACTCAGGCGCAGCAGTAAGTGGCTACCAACTCAGCAATAGTTGTGTGCAAATTAATTTAGGCTCAAATTCAATCGAGGTTCAATTAAATACGCTAGGTACTCACAACGTACGTAATGCATTAGCAGCCAGCGCGGTGGCATTAGCTGCGGGTATCTCTCTTGAAAAAATCAAGCAAGGACTTGAAGCGTTTACCCCAGTCAATGGCCGCATGCAGGTCAAATTTTCTGACTCGAAGTACACATTAATTGATGACAGCTATAACGCCAATCCCGATTCAGTCAGAGCTGCAATTGATGCGCTGAAGCAATCAGGCAGTATTGCGTGGCTTGTTTTAGGTGATATGGGTGAAGTAGGTAATCAAGGCCCTGAATTCCATCGAGAAGTCGGAGCTTACGCTGCAGAACAAGGAATTGCTAAGTTGTTTGCCTTGGGTGATCAATGTGTATTTGCAATGAATGGCTTTGACTCTGCAAAAACTGGTGTGGCTTCAAGCGCCAGCCATTTCACAAGCGTTGAGAATTTGATTTCTAAGCTAAATGAAGAGTTGCGCTCGCATTTAGCTAGCGGAAATCAACATTTAAATATTTTAGTTAAAGGTTCACGATTTATGCGCATGGAGCGTGTGGTGCAAGCCTTGTTAGAGGAGGCTAAAACATGCTCTTAATATTGGCGCAGTGGCTACAAGAAGACTTTGGATTCTTCCGTGTTTTCAACTACATCACTTTTAGAGCGGTCATGGCTACTGTGACAGCATTGCTAATTGGATTGGCTGCTGGTCCATGGGTGATTCGTAAATTGGCTGAGCTAAAAATGGGTCAAGCGGTCCGTACCGATGGGCCGCAAACCCATTTGGTTAAATCCGGTACGCCTACGATGGGCGGCGTCTTGATTCTGATCGGCATCTTTGTTTCCTGCATGCTCTGGGCGGATTTGAGCAATCGCTTTATCTGGATTGTCATGATTGTGACTTTTGGTTTTGGCGCAGTTGGTTGGGTCGATGACTACCGGAAGGTAGCTCGCAAAGATCCTAAAGGCATGGCTTCCCGTGAGAAGTTCTTTTGGCAAACATTAATAGGGTTGTTTGCGGCCATTTATTTGGCGTTCTCAGTATCAGAAGTTAACAACTTAAAAGTATTGCAATTATTTTATGAGTGGTTAAAGAGTGGTTTTGCATTGGATTTACCCGCAAAGACCAATTTGCTAATTCCATTTATGAAAGAGGTCAGTTATCCATTGGGAGTGATGGGTTTCATCATCCTCAGTTATTTGGTGATCGTGGGTAGTAGTAATGCGGTCAATTTAACCGATGGTTTAGATGGATTGGTGATCATGCCGGTGATATTGGTCGGCGCAGCACTGGGCGCATTTGCATATGTGATGGGTAATGCCATTTACGCGAAATATCTGCTCTTCCCATATATCCCAGGGGCTGGCGAGCTCATGATTTTCTGCGGCGCCATGGGCGGTGCAGGTCTTGCATTCCTTTGGTACAACACGCATCCAGCCCAAGTATTTATGGGTGATGTTGGCGCATTAGCTTTGGGTGGCGCGCTCGGAACGATTGCAGTGATTGTTCGCCAAGAGATTGTTTTGTTCGTGATGGGCGGAATTTTTGTTGCCGAGACACTCTCAGTAATGCTGCAAGTGTTTTGGTTCAAGTTCACTAAAAAACATTTTGGTGAAGGGCGCCGTATTTTCCGTATGGCTCCTTTGCACCATCACTTCGAATTAGGTGGATGGAAAGAAACTCAAGTAGTTGTGCGTTTTTGGATCATCACGATTTTGTTGGTGTTAATTGGCTTGTCTAGTTTGAAATTACGGTGAGCCAAATAGATATATGTTGAATTTAATTAACGTCTTCGCAAATCCCGTTGCAGTAGCAGATTCAGGCTACGAGGCTCCACATCGCTTTCTGATTTTGGGGTTGGGTGAGTCTGGCGTGGCGATGGCGAAATGGTGTTTGCGAAACGGTGCGTTTGTGCGGCTCGCAGATACGCGTGATCGCTCTGCATTGTCCGAGCGTCAATTAGCTTGGCTTGCTGAACTTGAATTTGCTGGTTTACAAGAGTCTTGTTTTGGACCGTTGAGTGATGAATTACTCGGCGATATTGATGTCATCGGCATTAGCCCTGGATTGTCTCCATTGCAGGAGCCAATAGAATCATTCTTGATAAAAGTTCGCAAAGCCAGAGTTGATGTTTGGAGTGAAATCGAATTCTTTGCTCGTGCTATTGCTGCAATGGAGCGTATTGCGCTCGAAAAACAATCTAGTTATGCGACATCTGTACTTGCAATTACCGGTACCAATGGGAAAACAACCACAACTGCGCTAACTGGCCAGCTATGTGAGCGTGCTGGCAAGAAAGTAGCTGTTGCTGGAAATATCAGCCCAGCAGCGCTTGATAAGTTAATTGCTTGTTTGGATGCTGCGGATCAAATTGAAGATATGCCGGATGTGTGGGTGTTAGAGCTTTCCAGCTTCCAGTTGGTTTACACCGATTCATTGAATGCCACTGCAGCAACGGTCCTGAATATTACTCAGGATCACTTGGATTGGCATGGAGACATGTCTTCGTATGCAAAAGCTAAGGCAAAGATATTTGGCGGCAACACTATTTGTGTTTTGAATCGAGATGATTCTTTGGTTATGAGCTTGCTTTCTGATGAGCAAAAAGCAGAGAGAGCAGTTGTTACGTTTGGTTCAAATAGCCCCGATGAGCAAGGCGCTTTTGGTATTGAGCATGATCTACGTGCTGGTGGAATTGATTGGCTGGTTTGGGCTGAGGTGGATGAGGATGTTGAGCCGCAGCCAAAACGTCGCCGTAAGTCTGCCGTTGTAGAAGAAGAGCCTTTGCGTTTGAAGCGCTTAATTCCAGCAGATGCATTGCGTATACGTGGCCGCCATAACGCGTTAAATGCCTTGGCTGCACTCGCCTTAGCGCGTGCAGCGAATTTGCCAATGAATATTTTGTTACATGGTTTACGTGACTACCATGGCGAACCTCATCGTGTTCAAAGTATTGCAGTAGTTAATGATGTCGAATACGTTGATGATAGTAAGGGCACAAATGTTGGTGCAACAGTAGCTGCTTTGAATGGCCTAGGCAGCAATGAAGCTGGCAAGCGAATTTGGTTGATCGCTGGTGGCGAAGGCAAGGGCCAAGACTTTAGTCCTCTGCGCGAACCTGCTCTTCGGTTTGTAAAGGGCGTATTCCTGATTGGCAAGGATGGTGAAAAAATTGCGCAAGCGATTGGCAATGAGATTCCTTGCGTCATCAGCGGTGATTTGCCTGCAGCAGTAAGTGCTGCTGCAGCCCAAGCAGTATCAGGTGATTTGGTGCTTCTTTCCCCTGCATGTGCAAGCCTGGATCAGTTCCGCGATTATGTAGAGCGCGCTCAAGTATTTGTATCCGAAGTTGAAGAATTGGGAATGCGTTTCGAAGGGGCTCAGACATGAGCTTTAAAGAAAAACTGTTTCCGCAAAACCGCCTTGGATTGGATCGTTTCTGGAGTTTTTCTAGAGGCGGTATTGATAATTTCCGCACAGGTTTGCGTGATGCAGTTTCTGGTGTTGAGCAAACACGTTCACGCATGATGGAATATGACCAGTTGCTTGTCTGGGCAGTTTTATCACTCATGCTGATTGGTTTGGTAATGGTTTATTCAGCTTCAATTACTTTGGCTGATGGACCCAAGTATGCGAATTACAGCAGCAACTTCTTTTTAATTCGCCATTTAATTTCACTGGCGATTGCTATCGGTGTGGGAATCTGGGCATTCAAGATTCCTAGCAAAGTTTGGGATCGCTATTCTCCAGTCATTTTTGGATTTACGGTGATATTGCTGATCGCCGTATTAATTCCCGGTATAGGAAAAGGGGTTAACGGAGCTAAGCGTTGGATTCCATTGGGTGTGATGAATTTCCAACCTTCAGAGTTGATGAAATTCGCAGCCGTCATTTTTGCTGCGAGTTACACAGTGCAACGCCAAGAATACTTGCATTCTTTTTCGAAAGGAATGTTGCCTATGGGTATCGCCGTTGCACTCGTAGGCGGTCTCCTAATGAAAGAGCCCGATATGGGCGCTTTCGTGGTGGTGGCCTTAATTGCGTTTGGCATTTTGTTCCTAGGTGGAATCAACGCGAAGTTATTCGGCGGCTTGATTGTGGTTGGTTTGCTTAGCGGAGCCGCCATGATCGCACTTTCACCGTTTAGACGCGGTCGTATGTTGGCTTTTATGGATCCTTGGCAAGTAGACAACGCTGCGAACAAAGGTTATCAGTTAACGCACTCTTTGATGGCGTTTGGACGGGGCGAATGGTTTGGTACTGGTCTTGGGGGCAGCGTAGAAAAACTACATTACTTACCTGAGGCACACACCGACTTCATCATGGCTGTAATTGGAGAAGAGCTTGGCTTTATTGGTGTCGTTGTCATGATCTTTTTGTTCTACTGGATTGTGCGTCGCGCATTCATGATTGGTCGTACCGCTCTGCAATTAGACCGAAGCTTTGCAGGCTTAGCAGCTAAGGGCGTTGCCATTTGGATTGGTTGGCAGGCGTTTATCAATATGGGCGTGAATTTAGGGTTATTGCCAACTAAAGGTTTGACATTGCCTTTGGTAAGTTATGGCGGCTCTGGAATCTTGATGAACGCAGTTGCAATTGCAATGCTATTGCGTATTGATTATGAGAATCGCATTTTGATGCGCGGAGGGAAGTTGTGACAAAACCTTCAATATTGGTGATGGCTGGTGGTACTGGCGGGCATATCTTCCCAGGGTTAGCTGTCGCCGAATATTTGCGGATTTGTGGTTGGAACGTTTCGTGGTTGGGTAATCAAAAGGGCATGGAATATCGCTTGGTTCAGTCTTGCGATTTTCCTTTTGAAGCGGTTGAGTTTGGCGGACTTCGTGGCAAAGGATTAAAAGCCAAATTGATGCTCCCAATTAATCTGGCGCGCGCCTGCTTTCAGAGCTGGAAAATTATGCGCAGACTAAAACCCAGTGTTGTATTAGGTATGGGCGGATACATTACTTTCCCTGGTGGACTGGTTACAAAACTATTGAAGCGCCCATTGGTATTGCACGAATCAAATTCTGTCGCGGGTAGTGCAAATCTTGCATTGGCCAAAATTGCGATGCGTACTTTGACTGGCTTTCCGAATACGATGGATAAGGCAGAGTGGGTTGGCAATCCTATTCGACAAGAGTTCGACAATATGCCAGCGCCTACTACTCGCTATGAGCATCGCCAAGGCCCGCTTTCAATTTTGGTTGTTGGTGGAAGCTTAGGTGCGGCCGCCTTAAATGAAATTATTCCTGCCGCTTTGGCTTTGATGTCAAAAGAAGCTCGCCCCAAAGTTATTCATCAGGCTGGCGATAAGCATTTAGCAGAATTACAAGCCCGATATGCAGAGTGTGGTGTTGAGGCTGATATTCGTCCATTTATTGACGATATGCCAAACGTATATGCTCAGGCCGATTTAGTTATTTGCCGTTCTGGCGCCATGACTGTCTCTGAATTGGCGGCTTGTGGCGTTGCTTCATGTCTGATTCCCTTTCCGCATGCGATTGATGATCATCAAACAGCAAATGCTCGATTTTTATCAGATGCAAAAGCAGCCATTCTTTTGCCGCAAAAACAATTAAACCCTCAGGATTTAGCTGAAATGATTCAAAGCCTGCAACGCGAAGATCTTAAAGAGATGGCTGTGCGTGCGCATGCGCTGGCTAAACCACATGCAACTCAGCGCGTTGCCGAAGTATGTGCTGATTGTGCGGGGGTAGGCATATGAAACACATCGTTCAGCAAATTCACTTTATCGGGATTGGCGGCTCAGGCATGAGCGGTATCGCCGAAGTATTGCTTAATCTTGGGTATCAGGTCTCAGGATCTGATTTGACGGAAAGCGCAACCACGAAACGTTTGAGAGAGTTAGGTGCGGCAATTCAGATTGGCCATGATCCAAAAAATGTGGGTGCCGCAGAGGCTGTTGTGATTTCAACAGCAGTAGCTGGTAACAACCCGGAGGTATTGGCTGCGCGCGCTGCAAAAATTCCAGTGATACAGCGAGCCGTGATGTTGGGCGAGTTAATGCGCTTAAAGCAGGGCATTGCGATCGCTGGTACTCACGGAAAAACCACAACTACAAGCTTGGTTGCTTCTGTATTAGCAGAGGGTGGTCTGGATCCCACATTTGTGATTGGCGGGAAACTCAATTCTGCAGGGGCGAATGCGCGCTTGGGTCAAGGTGACTTTATTGTGGTTGAAGCCGACGAGTCAGACGCATCTTTCTTGCAATTATTCCCCGCAATGGAAGTGGTTACCAATATCGATGCTGATCATATGGATACTTATCAGCACGACATGGCTAGATTGAAGCAAGCCTTTGTGCAGTTCATCCAGCGAATGCCATTTTATGGCGTGGCGGTTTTGTGCATTGATGATGCAAATGTGCGCGACATTATTCCATTTGTGTCGCAACCAGTGCTGCGTTATGGTTTATCTGAAGATGCGGATATTCGTGCAAGCAATGTTCGGGCCGATGGCACGCAAATGCACTTTACAGTCGAGCGTCGTACAGTGCGTCGCCATGGCAATAAGCCAGGCGCACTCAATGTGACTTTAAATCTTCCTGGTTTGCATAATGTTCGCAACGCCCTAGCTGCTATTGGTATTGCGACAGAGTTGGGTGTTGGCGATGAGGCAATTACAAAAGCACTATCTGAGTTTGGTGGTGTTGGTCGTCGATTCCAAAGATATGGCGATATTCCATTGGTGTCTGGTGGTAGCTTCACATTAATTGATGACTATGGCCATCATCCTGTAGAAATGGCTGCAACATTGGCGGCAGCGCGTGGTGCGTATCCAGATCGCCGTTTGGTATTGGCATTTCAGCCTCATCGATTTACGAGAACGCGTGATTGCTTCGGCGAGTTCGTTCAGGTACTTAAAAATTTTGATGCCTTGGTATTGACCGAAGTGTATCCAGCTGGCGAAGCAAAAATTCCAGGTGCGGATGGTAAGAGTTTGATGAAAGCAGCGATGCTTGAAGACAAATCTACTCAGTCTCTTCTCAACTCTAATGCGGTGGTATTTGCATCCAATGTTGCCGAGATGCCAGAAAAACTGAGTCAGATCTTAAAAGATGGGGATGTATTAATTACGATGGGAGCAGGCTCAATATCCGCTTTGCCACATACATTGGTGGAGGCGAAGAATGTCTAAGAATAGGCTTGGTTTGTGGGGCGATCGCGTGAAAGCCCAATTGGCTAACTTAAATGTTCAGTCGCTTGGGCGTGTTGGAGTTTTGCTTGGCGGTCGTTCAGGTGAGCGGGAAATTTCTCTGATGTCGGGGAATGGGGTATTGCAGGCGCTTATCTCAAAAGGTATTGATGCGCATGCATTTGATACTGGTCTGCGCAATCCTACTGAATTAGTGAATGAGAAATTTGATCGGGTCTTTATTTCTTTACACGGTCGTTATGGTGAAGATGGCACGATACAAGGATTATTAGAATTACTTGAATTGCCTTACACCGGTAGCGGGGTATTGGCTTCAGCTCTAGCAATCGACAAGATTGCCACTAAGCAGATCTGGATTAGCAATGGACTGTCTACACCAGAGTTTGAGGAATTAACTGCAAATAGTAATTGGCATGCAGTTGCTAAACATCTTGGCCTGCCTTTAATTGTGAAACCTGCCCATGAGGGATCTTCCTTGGGATTAACCAAGGTGAAGTCTGTAGAGGAGCTTCCTACAGCGTATGAGTTGGCTGCAAGTTTGGATACCAAGGTGGTTGCTGAAACATGTATTGTTGGTGATGAATTAACTTGCCCATTAGTTGGTCAGGGTGAAAGCGCTGAAGCATTGCCAGTTATCAAAATTATTCCGCCGCAAGCTAACTACGATTTTCATAACAAGTATTTTTCAGATGAGACCCAATACCTTTGCCCAACAGGGTTGCCGGATGAGGTAAATGAAAGAGTTCAAGAGCTTGCCTTAGCTGCATACAAAGCCTTGGGATGTCGTACTTGGGGTCGAGCAGATGTAATGCTAGATCAAAAGACTGGTAAACCATATTTGCTGGAAATGAATACATCACCAGGTATG is part of the Polynucleobacter tropicus genome and harbors:
- the mraY gene encoding phospho-N-acetylmuramoyl-pentapeptide-transferase, whose protein sequence is MLLILAQWLQEDFGFFRVFNYITFRAVMATVTALLIGLAAGPWVIRKLAELKMGQAVRTDGPQTHLVKSGTPTMGGVLILIGIFVSCMLWADLSNRFIWIVMIVTFGFGAVGWVDDYRKVARKDPKGMASREKFFWQTLIGLFAAIYLAFSVSEVNNLKVLQLFYEWLKSGFALDLPAKTNLLIPFMKEVSYPLGVMGFIILSYLVIVGSSNAVNLTDGLDGLVIMPVILVGAALGAFAYVMGNAIYAKYLLFPYIPGAGELMIFCGAMGGAGLAFLWYNTHPAQVFMGDVGALALGGALGTIAVIVRQEIVLFVMGGIFVAETLSVMLQVFWFKFTKKHFGEGRRIFRMAPLHHHFELGGWKETQVVVRFWIITILLVLIGLSSLKLR
- the murD gene encoding UDP-N-acetylmuramoyl-L-alanine--D-glutamate ligase; translated protein: MLNLINVFANPVAVADSGYEAPHRFLILGLGESGVAMAKWCLRNGAFVRLADTRDRSALSERQLAWLAELEFAGLQESCFGPLSDELLGDIDVIGISPGLSPLQEPIESFLIKVRKARVDVWSEIEFFARAIAAMERIALEKQSSYATSVLAITGTNGKTTTTALTGQLCERAGKKVAVAGNISPAALDKLIACLDAADQIEDMPDVWVLELSSFQLVYTDSLNATAATVLNITQDHLDWHGDMSSYAKAKAKIFGGNTICVLNRDDSLVMSLLSDEQKAERAVVTFGSNSPDEQGAFGIEHDLRAGGIDWLVWAEVDEDVEPQPKRRRKSAVVEEEPLRLKRLIPADALRIRGRHNALNALAALALARAANLPMNILLHGLRDYHGEPHRVQSIAVVNDVEYVDDSKGTNVGATVAALNGLGSNEAGKRIWLIAGGEGKGQDFSPLREPALRFVKGVFLIGKDGEKIAQAIGNEIPCVISGDLPAAVSAAAAQAVSGDLVLLSPACASLDQFRDYVERAQVFVSEVEELGMRFEGAQT
- the murG gene encoding undecaprenyldiphospho-muramoylpentapeptide beta-N-acetylglucosaminyltransferase produces the protein MTKPSILVMAGGTGGHIFPGLAVAEYLRICGWNVSWLGNQKGMEYRLVQSCDFPFEAVEFGGLRGKGLKAKLMLPINLARACFQSWKIMRRLKPSVVLGMGGYITFPGGLVTKLLKRPLVLHESNSVAGSANLALAKIAMRTLTGFPNTMDKAEWVGNPIRQEFDNMPAPTTRYEHRQGPLSILVVGGSLGAAALNEIIPAALALMSKEARPKVIHQAGDKHLAELQARYAECGVEADIRPFIDDMPNVYAQADLVICRSGAMTVSELAACGVASCLIPFPHAIDDHQTANARFLSDAKAAILLPQKQLNPQDLAEMIQSLQREDLKEMAVRAHALAKPHATQRVAEVCADCAGVGI
- a CDS encoding UDP-N-acetylmuramoyl-tripeptide--D-alanyl-D-alanine ligase, with translation MAAMTTLAEVQVMLPGSYLLNISAKEADKLMLSRVGTDSRQIDSGELFIALTGERFDAHDFLVDVANSGAGAALVSDAKRCPDNLPAVCVPDTRVGLGELAKAWRASHAIPLALVTGSNGKTTVKEMIASIFKATAGEAHTLVTKGNLNNEIGLPLTLLKLRSTDALAVVELGMNHPGETALLASIAQANIALINNAQREHQEFMETVAAVAEEHADVIRALPKNGIAVFPADSEFSGAWKVAAAGRKVIDFGLTSNPSNSGAAVSGYQLSNSCVQINLGSNSIEVQLNTLGTHNVRNALAASAVALAAGISLEKIKQGLEAFTPVNGRMQVKFSDSKYTLIDDSYNANPDSVRAAIDALKQSGSIAWLVLGDMGEVGNQGPEFHREVGAYAAEQGIAKLFALGDQCVFAMNGFDSAKTGVASSASHFTSVENLISKLNEELRSHLASGNQHLNILVKGSRFMRMERVVQALLEEAKTCS
- the ftsW gene encoding putative lipid II flippase FtsW gives rise to the protein MSFKEKLFPQNRLGLDRFWSFSRGGIDNFRTGLRDAVSGVEQTRSRMMEYDQLLVWAVLSLMLIGLVMVYSASITLADGPKYANYSSNFFLIRHLISLAIAIGVGIWAFKIPSKVWDRYSPVIFGFTVILLIAVLIPGIGKGVNGAKRWIPLGVMNFQPSELMKFAAVIFAASYTVQRQEYLHSFSKGMLPMGIAVALVGGLLMKEPDMGAFVVVALIAFGILFLGGINAKLFGGLIVVGLLSGAAMIALSPFRRGRMLAFMDPWQVDNAANKGYQLTHSLMAFGRGEWFGTGLGGSVEKLHYLPEAHTDFIMAVIGEELGFIGVVVMIFLFYWIVRRAFMIGRTALQLDRSFAGLAAKGVAIWIGWQAFINMGVNLGLLPTKGLTLPLVSYGGSGILMNAVAIAMLLRIDYENRILMRGGKL
- the murC gene encoding UDP-N-acetylmuramate--L-alanine ligase translates to MKHIVQQIHFIGIGGSGMSGIAEVLLNLGYQVSGSDLTESATTKRLRELGAAIQIGHDPKNVGAAEAVVISTAVAGNNPEVLAARAAKIPVIQRAVMLGELMRLKQGIAIAGTHGKTTTTSLVASVLAEGGLDPTFVIGGKLNSAGANARLGQGDFIVVEADESDASFLQLFPAMEVVTNIDADHMDTYQHDMARLKQAFVQFIQRMPFYGVAVLCIDDANVRDIIPFVSQPVLRYGLSEDADIRASNVRADGTQMHFTVERRTVRRHGNKPGALNVTLNLPGLHNVRNALAAIGIATELGVGDEAITKALSEFGGVGRRFQRYGDIPLVSGGSFTLIDDYGHHPVEMAATLAAARGAYPDRRLVLAFQPHRFTRTRDCFGEFVQVLKNFDALVLTEVYPAGEAKIPGADGKSLMKAAMLEDKSTQSLLNSNAVVFASNVAEMPEKLSQILKDGDVLITMGAGSISALPHTLVEAKNV
- a CDS encoding D-alanine--D-alanine ligase encodes the protein MSKNRLGLWGDRVKAQLANLNVQSLGRVGVLLGGRSGEREISLMSGNGVLQALISKGIDAHAFDTGLRNPTELVNEKFDRVFISLHGRYGEDGTIQGLLELLELPYTGSGVLASALAIDKIATKQIWISNGLSTPEFEELTANSNWHAVAKHLGLPLIVKPAHEGSSLGLTKVKSVEELPTAYELAASLDTKVVAETCIVGDELTCPLVGQGESAEALPVIKIIPPQANYDFHNKYFSDETQYLCPTGLPDEVNERVQELALAAYKALGCRTWGRADVMLDQKTGKPYLLEMNTSPGMTSHSLVPMAAKAAGLEYADLVLWLLLQTMHQKEDANA